From the genome of Thermus antranikianii DSM 12462, one region includes:
- a CDS encoding NAD(P)/FAD-dependent oxidoreductase codes for MWDVLVVGGGPSGLSAALFLARAGLKVLVLDGGHSKIAQVSRVPNYPGLLDEPSGKELLERLKEHARRYGAEIQRGVVKGVRDLGGVFEVETEEGVVEAERLLLCTHKDPTLPSLLGLTRKGVHIETDEAGRTSYPRVYAAGVARGKVPGHAIVSAGDGAYVAIHLISDLRGEPYKDHAT; via the coding sequence ATGTGGGACGTTCTCGTGGTAGGCGGCGGCCCCTCGGGTCTTTCCGCGGCCCTTTTCCTCGCCAGGGCCGGGCTTAAGGTCCTGGTGCTGGACGGGGGCCATTCCAAGATCGCCCAGGTAAGCCGGGTCCCCAACTACCCTGGCCTGCTGGACGAACCCTCGGGCAAGGAGCTTCTAGAGAGGCTAAAAGAGCACGCCCGCCGCTACGGGGCAGAGATCCAAAGGGGCGTGGTCAAGGGAGTGCGGGACCTGGGAGGGGTCTTTGAAGTGGAAACCGAGGAGGGCGTGGTGGAAGCGGAAAGGCTTCTCCTTTGCACCCACAAAGACCCCACCCTGCCCTCCCTCCTGGGCCTTACCCGCAAGGGAGTCCACATAGAAACCGACGAGGCTGGCCGTACCAGCTATCCCAGGGTCTACGCCGCTGGGGTGGCCCGGGGCAAGGTGCCGGGACACGCCATCGTGAGCGCAGGGGACGGAGCCTACGTGGCCATCCACTTGATCTCCGACCTGCGGGGAGAGCCCTACAAGGACCACGCCACGTGA
- the glmU gene encoding bifunctional UDP-N-acetylglucosamine diphosphorylase/glucosamine-1-phosphate N-acetyltransferase GlmU, producing MHAHVILAAGQGTRMKSRLPKVLHPLLGKPMLAYAVETALALEPQRLVVVVGHGAKQVMEVLKAYPVEVAVQEEQLGTAHALLQAEALLKDFPGPTLVTQGDTPLLRPETLRELLERVEEGAGMALLTVELSDPTGYGRILRQGEEILGSVEEKDASPEVKAIREVNAGAYAFDGFLFQALKEVRNENAAREYYLPDLIAIYRARGRRVVAVRGVAEEALGVNTREELARVEGVLLSALRREWMRKGVRMILPESIYLEASVELAPDVTLWPGVVLKGKTRIGEGAEVGPYAVLEDTLLEPGARVLAHTVAQGAVIGRGADAGPFARLRPGAVLREGAHVGNFVEVKNSLLHPGVKAGHLAYLGDAEVGEGTNIGAGVITANYDGKRKHRTFIGKGAFIGSNSVLVAPVRVGDGAMVGAGSVITHDVPEDALAIARERQRNLEGYARRKREGD from the coding sequence ATGCACGCCCATGTGATCCTGGCCGCCGGGCAGGGGACCCGCATGAAATCCCGCCTGCCCAAGGTGCTCCATCCCCTCCTGGGCAAGCCCATGCTGGCCTATGCGGTGGAAACGGCCCTGGCCCTGGAACCCCAAAGGCTGGTGGTGGTGGTGGGGCATGGAGCCAAGCAGGTGATGGAGGTCCTAAAGGCCTATCCGGTGGAGGTGGCGGTGCAGGAAGAACAGCTCGGCACCGCCCACGCCCTTTTGCAGGCGGAGGCCTTGTTAAAGGACTTTCCTGGCCCCACCCTGGTCACCCAGGGGGATACGCCCCTTCTTCGCCCGGAAACCCTAAGGGAGCTTCTGGAAAGGGTGGAGGAGGGAGCGGGGATGGCCCTCCTCACCGTGGAGCTTTCTGACCCCACCGGCTACGGCCGCATCCTGCGCCAGGGGGAGGAGATCTTAGGCAGTGTGGAGGAGAAGGATGCCTCCCCCGAGGTCAAGGCCATCCGGGAGGTGAACGCTGGGGCCTATGCCTTTGACGGCTTCCTCTTCCAGGCCCTTAAGGAGGTGCGAAACGAAAACGCCGCCCGGGAGTACTACCTCCCCGACCTCATCGCCATCTACCGGGCCAGGGGGCGGAGGGTGGTGGCGGTGAGAGGGGTGGCGGAGGAAGCCTTGGGGGTGAACACCCGGGAGGAACTCGCCCGGGTGGAGGGAGTGCTCCTTTCAGCCTTGCGCCGGGAGTGGATGCGAAAGGGAGTGCGGATGATCCTTCCCGAGAGCATCTACCTAGAGGCCAGCGTGGAGCTGGCCCCGGACGTGACCCTCTGGCCAGGGGTGGTGCTTAAGGGCAAGACCCGAATCGGCGAGGGGGCGGAGGTGGGACCCTATGCGGTCCTCGAGGACACCCTCCTGGAACCGGGGGCCCGGGTATTGGCCCACACCGTGGCCCAGGGGGCGGTGATCGGTAGGGGAGCCGACGCCGGGCCCTTCGCCCGGCTACGCCCCGGGGCCGTTCTCAGGGAGGGGGCCCACGTGGGCAACTTCGTGGAAGTGAAGAATAGCCTCCTCCACCCCGGGGTCAAGGCGGGGCACCTGGCCTATTTGGGGGATGCCGAGGTGGGGGAGGGCACCAACATCGGGGCCGGGGTCATCACCGCCAACTACGATGGCAAGCGCAAGCACAGAACCTTCATCGGCAAGGGAGCCTTTATCGGTTCCAACAGCGTGTTGGTGGCCCCGGTGCGGGTGGGGGATGGGGCCATGGTGGGGGCGGGGAGCGTGATCACCCACGATGTGCCCGAGGATGCCCTGGCCATAGCGCGGGAGAGGCAGCGGAACCTCGAGGGCTACGCCCGGCGCAAGCGGGAGGGGGACTAG
- a CDS encoding menaquinone biosynthesis decarboxylase — translation MFRNLEAYLQALERRGELKRIRVPVSSELEITEIADRMVKMGGPALLFERVVGKDFPVAIGLFGTRERTAFALGVRDLDELSEKVARLLELRPGRGGISALMGLLPKLPLLRGFFPRWVGRAPVQEVILKGEAVDLFRLPILKCWPLDGGPFLTLPLVITKDPETGELNVGMYRMQVLDKRSTAMHWQLHKVGRQHLEKARKLGKKLEVAVALGGDPILTYAATAPLPPLPGVSEFHLAGFLRGASVELTRGVTVDLPVPAEAEFVLEGYIDPEEPLVEEGPFGDHTGFYTPVDLYPRFHVTAITHRKRAIYPATIVGVPPMEDAYLIEASERLFLPPLRLILPEVVDYHMPPEGVAHNWVNVALRKAYPGQAYKVAYGMLGLGQMMFAKVIVAVDGDVPVRPGFQTLLEALKHALPGRDTLLLRGPMDVLDHSSRSFAFGGKLLVDGTRKLPEEGGEVPFTPRVHAELPQDPEALAQRQWPGIWGITLRKERPGQALALAERLLKTPQSAGIRLMLLADHDTLLTPEELLWAVLNNIDPERDARVLEGVEGPVLVLDGTRKLPQEGFARTWPERILMDARIKALVDSRWEEYGF, via the coding sequence GTGTTTAGGAACCTCGAGGCCTACCTCCAAGCCCTGGAGAGGCGGGGGGAGCTCAAGCGAATAAGGGTGCCCGTTTCCAGCGAGCTGGAGATCACGGAGATTGCCGACCGCATGGTGAAAATGGGGGGTCCTGCCCTCCTTTTTGAAAGGGTGGTGGGTAAGGACTTCCCTGTGGCCATAGGCCTCTTTGGCACCCGGGAGCGCACTGCCTTCGCCCTGGGGGTTAGGGACCTGGACGAGCTTTCTGAGAAGGTGGCCCGCTTGCTGGAGTTGAGGCCGGGAAGGGGGGGGATTTCCGCCCTCATGGGCCTTCTTCCCAAGCTTCCCCTTCTTAGAGGGTTTTTCCCCAGATGGGTGGGGAGGGCCCCGGTGCAGGAGGTGATTCTCAAGGGAGAGGCAGTGGACCTCTTCCGCCTTCCCATCCTGAAGTGCTGGCCCTTGGACGGAGGGCCCTTCCTCACCCTACCCCTGGTGATCACCAAGGACCCGGAGACCGGGGAGCTCAACGTGGGCATGTACCGCATGCAGGTTCTGGACAAAAGGAGCACGGCCATGCACTGGCAGCTCCACAAGGTGGGCCGCCAGCACCTGGAAAAGGCCAGAAAGCTGGGGAAAAAGCTGGAAGTGGCCGTGGCCCTGGGGGGGGATCCCATCCTCACCTACGCCGCCACCGCCCCTTTACCCCCTCTTCCAGGGGTAAGCGAGTTCCACCTGGCGGGGTTCCTGCGGGGAGCTTCCGTGGAGCTCACCCGGGGCGTCACCGTGGACCTTCCTGTCCCCGCCGAGGCGGAGTTCGTGCTGGAGGGCTACATTGACCCGGAAGAGCCCCTGGTGGAGGAGGGTCCCTTTGGGGACCACACGGGCTTCTACACCCCCGTGGATCTCTATCCCCGCTTCCACGTGACCGCCATTACCCACCGGAAAAGGGCCATCTACCCCGCCACCATCGTGGGGGTACCTCCCATGGAGGACGCCTACCTTATCGAGGCTTCCGAGCGCCTTTTCCTGCCGCCTTTGCGCCTCATCCTCCCCGAGGTGGTGGACTACCACATGCCCCCGGAAGGGGTGGCCCACAACTGGGTGAACGTGGCCTTGCGCAAGGCCTATCCGGGCCAGGCCTACAAGGTGGCTTACGGGATGCTGGGGCTTGGGCAGATGATGTTCGCCAAGGTGATCGTGGCCGTGGATGGGGATGTTCCGGTGAGGCCGGGGTTTCAAACCCTTTTGGAAGCCCTCAAGCATGCCCTGCCTGGGCGGGATACCCTCCTCCTTCGGGGGCCTATGGATGTGCTGGACCATAGCTCAAGGAGCTTCGCCTTCGGTGGGAAGCTTCTTGTGGATGGTACCCGTAAGCTTCCCGAGGAGGGGGGGGAGGTGCCCTTCACCCCTAGGGTCCATGCCGAGCTTCCCCAAGACCCGGAGGCCCTGGCCCAAAGGCAGTGGCCGGGCATCTGGGGGATTACCTTGCGCAAGGAGAGGCCAGGCCAGGCCTTGGCCCTGGCGGAAAGGCTCCTCAAGACGCCGCAAAGCGCTGGTATACGCTTGATGCTCCTGGCAGACCACGACACCCTCCTCACCCCCGAGGAACTTCTTTGGGCTGTGCTCAACAACATAGATCCGGAGCGGGATGCCCGGGTATTGGAGGGAGTGGAGGGCCCCGTCTTGGTGCTGGACGGCACCCGCAAGCTGCCCCAGGAGGGCTTTGCCCGCACCTGGCCCGAGCGCATCCTTATGGATGCGCGGATCAAGGCCCTGGTGGACTCCCGCTGGGAGGAGTACGGCTTCTAG
- a CDS encoding YraN family protein: MKGGWAEDLALAYLLERGYRLLGRNRRTPFGEVDLFLEKDGIYVLVEVKQRSSGAYGTPLEALTPRKVGRLLQSARYLLGRDDLPVRLEAILVHGTPRAHRIEHLVLEV; the protein is encoded by the coding sequence GTGAAAGGAGGCTGGGCCGAGGACCTGGCGCTCGCCTACCTTCTTGAGCGGGGCTACCGGCTTCTTGGCCGCAACCGCCGCACCCCCTTTGGGGAGGTGGACCTGTTTCTGGAAAAGGACGGGATTTACGTGCTGGTGGAGGTCAAGCAAAGGAGCTCAGGGGCTTACGGCACGCCCTTGGAGGCCTTAACCCCCAGGAAGGTGGGGCGCCTTTTACAAAGCGCCCGTTATCTATTGGGACGGGACGATCTCCCGGTGAGGCTCGAGGCCATCCTGGTCCACGGGACTCCGAGGGCCCACCGGATAGAGCACCTGGTGTTGGAAGTGTAG
- the tatC gene encoding twin-arginine translocase subunit TatC, with protein sequence MKEAPLVEHLEELRARILWSLVAWVVGTGVAWSFRVQLLEWLKRPLDLAAQQNRIQVNLIVLDITEPFLVSLKVAAFGGLVLALPFIVYQVWAFIAPGLYEHEKRLAVPFLLGAGFSFALGALFAYYGFLPFAIPFLLGFLGEVITPQISIGRYMGQVLMMMGVMGLVFEMPVVSYLLARLGILSSAFLARNWRVAVVLLLSLAALITPTVDVVSLAIVTGPLLVLYWISVLVARVAERARPREEAA encoded by the coding sequence TTGAAGGAAGCCCCACTGGTTGAGCACCTGGAGGAGCTCAGGGCCCGTATCCTCTGGTCCCTGGTGGCCTGGGTGGTGGGTACGGGGGTGGCCTGGAGTTTTAGGGTCCAGCTTCTGGAGTGGCTGAAGCGGCCCTTGGACCTGGCGGCCCAGCAGAACCGCATCCAGGTGAACCTCATCGTCTTGGACATCACCGAGCCCTTCTTGGTTTCCTTGAAGGTGGCGGCCTTCGGGGGGCTGGTGTTGGCCCTGCCCTTCATCGTCTACCAGGTCTGGGCCTTCATCGCCCCGGGGCTTTACGAGCACGAGAAGCGGCTGGCGGTGCCCTTCTTGCTGGGGGCTGGGTTTAGCTTCGCCTTGGGGGCCCTCTTCGCCTACTACGGCTTTTTGCCCTTCGCCATACCCTTCCTCCTGGGCTTTTTGGGTGAGGTCATCACCCCCCAGATCTCCATCGGCCGCTACATGGGCCAGGTCCTCATGATGATGGGGGTCATGGGCCTGGTCTTTGAGATGCCGGTGGTGAGCTACTTGCTGGCCCGCCTGGGGATCCTTTCCTCCGCCTTCCTGGCCCGCAACTGGCGGGTCGCCGTGGTCCTTCTCCTCAGCCTGGCGGCCCTCATCACCCCCACGGTGGACGTGGTGTCCTTGGCCATCGTCACCGGTCCTCTGTTGGTCCTGTATTGGATCTCCGTGCTGGTGGCCAGGGTGGCGGAGCGGGCCAGGCCCAGGGAGGAAGCCGCTTGA
- a CDS encoding PASTA domain-containing protein: MILDDRYPVLETLEEKEGITLYRVEGGVVFFFQVRTPEDKERFYRYRAAIKRLEELGLVEAVVSAKPGRYYAFFPERPLARKAPPRPALEALAPLGFGPEHLVMAEEGVAYLSPWPLGSARRALARAPSRLRPGFLKAVPFGKQLGVAPGLLLSLLGLWLFSQGVYRYFNPPEYAVPNLVGKTAREAFLLLKDTGLRLEVVEGNDPAKPKEVVLAQEPPPGTRLRAGRTVRLTLNQARLNPLPELKGLRQEEAEARLSELGYRLAGVAQVESPEPLGTVLASDPPPGTPLPPGAPVRLLVSRGASLGPTVPLPQLTGLSQKEALFLLNAMGLQVQVEEVPSGAPPGTVLAQEPAPGTPMPPGSGVRLRVAARGEVRVGALSPLPAPKPEARTVTLALNLPPEVEGRQVRLVLVDDRGEHLVYEGEGREGLRVSGTYEAVGEAHFRLYLDGELFQEWAP; encoded by the coding sequence ATGATCTTGGACGACCGCTACCCGGTGCTGGAGACCCTCGAGGAGAAGGAGGGGATCACCCTTTATCGGGTGGAGGGCGGGGTGGTTTTCTTTTTCCAGGTGCGCACCCCCGAGGACAAGGAGCGCTTTTACCGGTACCGGGCGGCCATCAAACGCCTAGAGGAGCTCGGGCTTGTGGAGGCGGTGGTTTCCGCAAAGCCCGGGCGCTACTACGCCTTTTTTCCGGAACGTCCCCTGGCCCGTAAGGCTCCGCCCCGGCCTGCCCTCGAGGCCCTGGCTCCCTTGGGTTTTGGCCCGGAGCATCTGGTCATGGCCGAGGAGGGGGTGGCTTACCTGTCCCCTTGGCCCTTGGGGTCTGCCCGGCGGGCCTTGGCCCGGGCTCCTTCCCGCCTCCGGCCGGGCTTTCTTAAAGCTGTTCCCTTTGGGAAGCAACTGGGGGTGGCCCCGGGTCTTCTCCTTTCCCTCCTGGGGCTATGGCTTTTTTCCCAAGGGGTTTACCGCTACTTCAACCCTCCGGAGTACGCTGTGCCGAACCTGGTGGGCAAAACCGCCCGGGAGGCCTTTCTCCTTTTGAAGGATACGGGGCTCAGGCTGGAGGTGGTGGAGGGAAACGACCCGGCCAAGCCCAAGGAGGTGGTGCTGGCCCAGGAGCCTCCACCGGGAACCCGCCTTAGGGCGGGGCGCACCGTGCGCCTCACCCTTAACCAAGCCCGGCTGAACCCTCTGCCCGAGCTCAAGGGACTTCGCCAGGAGGAGGCGGAAGCCAGGCTCTCCGAGCTGGGCTACCGCCTGGCCGGGGTGGCCCAGGTGGAAAGCCCCGAGCCCCTGGGCACGGTCCTGGCCAGCGACCCACCTCCTGGCACTCCCCTGCCTCCTGGGGCCCCGGTGCGGCTTCTGGTTTCCCGGGGTGCTTCCCTGGGTCCCACGGTGCCCCTTCCCCAGCTCACGGGTTTAAGCCAGAAGGAGGCGCTTTTCCTCCTGAACGCCATGGGCCTGCAGGTCCAGGTGGAGGAGGTGCCCTCCGGGGCTCCGCCCGGCACGGTGCTGGCCCAGGAGCCCGCCCCCGGCACCCCCATGCCCCCAGGAAGCGGGGTGCGCCTGAGGGTGGCGGCAAGGGGAGAGGTGCGGGTGGGGGCTTTGAGCCCTCTGCCTGCCCCTAAGCCCGAGGCCCGTACCGTGACCCTGGCCCTGAACCTGCCCCCGGAGGTGGAAGGACGCCAGGTGCGCCTGGTGCTGGTGGACGACCGGGGGGAGCACCTGGTTTACGAGGGGGAAGGCCGTGAGGGCCTGAGGGTTTCGGGTACCTACGAAGCGGTGGGGGAGGCCCACTTCCGCCTTTACCTGGACGGGGAGCTCTTCCAGGAGTGGGCCCCCTGA
- the trmB gene encoding tRNA (guanosine(46)-N7)-methyltransferase TrmB, protein MLVRPALLPLWPPRLVDLFGREGPLVLEVGFGDGRFTAELAKAHPEWLILGAEVSAASVQRAYRRLRREGIANVRLYHGQGLFALRNLVPPGSLKRVIVNFPDPWPKKRHQRKRLLQEGFFRRLSTRLMEGGDLLLTTDHEAYFRFALEEAKRSGLYRVEVKEPPEAHLRTKYALKWKEAGRTFFHAVFTKVAEDPTPWPPIRRYEVAHALLRGELPKELTLAKAPVAIPGGVAVFLEVARGEEGFYVLTHVEEEDLTQDLLLEVRRSARGLYAGVSRFGSPLITEGVKEAVRALVRELGRVGLEVVQDHT, encoded by the coding sequence GTGCTGGTGCGGCCCGCTCTTCTTCCCCTTTGGCCTCCACGGCTGGTGGATCTTTTCGGCCGGGAGGGACCTTTGGTCCTCGAGGTGGGCTTTGGCGATGGGCGCTTCACCGCGGAGCTCGCCAAGGCCCATCCGGAATGGCTCATCCTGGGGGCCGAGGTCTCGGCGGCCAGCGTCCAAAGGGCTTACCGGCGCTTGCGCCGGGAAGGAATAGCGAACGTGCGCCTTTACCACGGGCAAGGCCTCTTTGCCCTGAGGAACCTGGTGCCCCCGGGGAGCCTAAAGCGGGTCATCGTCAACTTCCCCGATCCCTGGCCCAAGAAGCGGCACCAGCGGAAGCGGCTTTTGCAGGAGGGATTTTTCCGCAGGCTTTCCACTAGGCTCATGGAGGGTGGGGACCTCCTCCTCACCACCGACCACGAGGCGTACTTCCGCTTCGCCCTGGAGGAGGCGAAACGGAGCGGGCTTTACCGGGTGGAAGTTAAGGAGCCCCCGGAGGCCCACCTGCGCACCAAGTATGCCCTCAAGTGGAAGGAGGCGGGCCGGACCTTCTTCCATGCGGTGTTCACCAAGGTGGCCGAGGATCCCACGCCTTGGCCGCCCATAAGGAGGTACGAGGTGGCCCATGCGCTGTTGAGGGGGGAATTGCCCAAGGAGCTTACCCTTGCCAAGGCTCCCGTGGCCATCCCCGGGGGGGTGGCGGTTTTTCTGGAGGTGGCCCGGGGGGAGGAAGGGTTTTACGTGCTCACCCACGTGGAGGAAGAAGATCTCACCCAGGATTTGCTTCTGGAGGTGAGGAGGAGTGCCCGCGGGCTCTATGCGGGGGTTAGCCGCTTCGGTAGCCCCCTCATCACCGAGGGGGTGAAGGAGGCGGTGCGGGCCCTGGTGCGGGAGCTCGGGAGGGTGGGCCTCGAGGTGGTCCAGGACCACACCTAG
- a CDS encoding SDR family NAD(P)-dependent oxidoreductase — protein MGLFEGKGILVTGAARGIGRAIARAFAREGALVALCDLHPVGRGVAEEIGGFFVQADLAEERDRVRFVEEAAHALGRVDVLVNNAAISAPGSALTVKLPEWRRVLEVNLTAPMHLSALAAREMAKVGGGAIVNVASVQALFAEQENAAYNASKGGLVNLTRSLALDLAPLGIRVNAVAPGAIATEAVLEAIALSEDPERTRRDWEDLHALRRLGQPEEVAEAVLFLASEKASFITGAILVVDGGMTASFMMAGRPV, from the coding sequence ATGGGGCTTTTTGAGGGAAAGGGAATCCTGGTGACGGGAGCGGCCCGGGGTATCGGCCGGGCCATCGCCCGGGCCTTCGCCCGGGAAGGGGCCCTGGTGGCCCTTTGCGATCTGCATCCCGTGGGGCGGGGGGTGGCGGAGGAGATCGGAGGCTTCTTCGTGCAGGCGGACCTGGCCGAGGAAAGGGACCGGGTGCGCTTCGTGGAGGAGGCAGCCCATGCCCTGGGGCGGGTGGACGTACTGGTCAATAACGCAGCCATCAGCGCCCCAGGGTCGGCCCTGACCGTGAAGCTCCCCGAGTGGCGAAGGGTTCTGGAGGTGAACCTCACCGCTCCCATGCACCTCTCCGCCCTGGCGGCCAGGGAGATGGCCAAGGTGGGCGGGGGGGCCATCGTGAACGTGGCCAGTGTCCAGGCGCTTTTCGCCGAGCAGGAAAACGCCGCTTACAACGCCTCCAAGGGAGGGCTGGTCAACCTCACCCGTTCCCTGGCCCTGGACCTGGCTCCCTTGGGCATCCGGGTGAACGCCGTGGCCCCGGGGGCCATTGCCACGGAGGCGGTACTGGAGGCCATCGCTCTTTCCGAGGACCCGGAGAGGACCCGCCGGGACTGGGAGGACCTTCACGCCCTGAGGAGGCTGGGCCAGCCCGAGGAAGTGGCGGAGGCAGTGCTTTTCCTGGCCTCGGAGAAGGCCAGCTTCATCACCGGGGCCATTCTGGTGGTGGACGGGGGGATGACGGCCAGCTTCATGATGGCGGGTAGGCCAGTGTAG
- a CDS encoding DUF4388 domain-containing protein: MALFGSLNALPLEELLQLLAHKEGALEIWNLKDIPATTVYLKPGYIRSIDQHGKPLEALAAKATLQALLQAREGSFEFLPGAKPKHKVRLNWPVGKVLLSTVTLQDELERYRPYFPPPKAIFKASAVAKKHLPEESFLAKSLPYLEKGVSAEGLSKALSLPLDLVRFQLFRLERKGLVQRTGQMESSRPGLLGQLLSGVRL, translated from the coding sequence ATGGCCCTGTTCGGAAGCCTCAATGCACTGCCCCTCGAGGAGCTCCTCCAACTTCTCGCCCACAAGGAGGGGGCCCTGGAAATTTGGAACCTGAAGGATATTCCCGCCACCACCGTTTACTTGAAGCCAGGCTACATCCGCTCCATTGACCAGCACGGCAAGCCCCTGGAGGCCCTGGCCGCCAAAGCCACCCTGCAAGCCTTGCTGCAAGCCCGCGAGGGCAGCTTCGAGTTCCTCCCCGGCGCCAAGCCCAAGCACAAGGTGCGCTTGAACTGGCCCGTGGGGAAGGTTCTTCTAAGCACCGTCACCCTCCAGGATGAGCTGGAGCGCTACCGCCCGTACTTCCCCCCTCCCAAGGCCATCTTCAAGGCTTCTGCGGTGGCCAAGAAGCACCTCCCGGAGGAAAGCTTTCTGGCCAAGTCGCTTCCCTACCTGGAAAAGGGGGTGTCCGCAGAAGGCCTCTCCAAGGCCCTCAGCCTGCCCCTGGACCTGGTGCGCTTTCAGCTCTTCCGCCTGGAGCGGAAAGGGCTGGTGCAACGCACAGGGCAAATGGAGAGCAGCCGCCCAGGGCTTCTGGGCCAGCTACTCAGCGGGGTGAGGCTATGA
- a CDS encoding bifunctional 3-deoxy-7-phosphoheptulonate synthase/chorismate mutase, with protein sequence MDERILALRREVDRVNREILRLLSERGRLVQEIGRIQTELGLPHYDPKREEEMLAYLTAENPGPFPPETIRKLFKEIFKASLDLEEREDQKKFLYSRRHKPEPTRVRVGEVVFGEKPLLIAGPCSIESEEQMMETARFLSAKGVKVLRGGAFKPRTSPYGFQGLGVEGLRIGRKAAEAFGMVFVTEVMDTRDVEVVAEYADILQIGARNMQNFALLKEVGRSGKPVLLKRGLSATMEEWFYAAEYILSQGNEQVILAERGIRTFERWTRNTLDLSAVALAKQETHLPVVVDVTHAAGRTDLLAPLARAALAVGADGVHVEVHPNPKVALSDNQQQMDFRQFEAFLRAIQDLLRA encoded by the coding sequence ATGGACGAGCGCATCCTGGCCCTGCGTAGGGAGGTGGACCGGGTTAACCGGGAAATCCTGCGCCTCCTCTCCGAACGGGGAAGGCTGGTGCAGGAGATCGGCCGCATCCAGACCGAGCTCGGCCTGCCCCACTACGACCCCAAGCGAGAGGAGGAGATGCTGGCCTACCTCACCGCCGAAAACCCCGGTCCCTTTCCTCCGGAAACCATCCGAAAGCTTTTCAAGGAGATCTTCAAGGCCAGCCTGGACCTCGAGGAGCGGGAGGACCAGAAGAAGTTCCTCTATTCCCGCAGGCACAAGCCCGAGCCCACCCGGGTGCGGGTGGGGGAGGTGGTCTTCGGGGAGAAGCCCCTCCTCATCGCCGGCCCCTGCTCCATCGAGTCCGAGGAGCAGATGATGGAAACCGCCCGCTTCCTTTCCGCCAAGGGAGTCAAGGTCCTAAGGGGCGGGGCCTTCAAGCCCAGGACCAGTCCCTATGGCTTCCAGGGCCTGGGGGTGGAGGGGCTAAGGATCGGTCGCAAGGCGGCGGAAGCTTTTGGCATGGTTTTCGTCACCGAGGTCATGGATACCCGGGACGTGGAGGTGGTGGCGGAGTACGCGGACATCCTCCAAATCGGGGCCCGGAACATGCAGAACTTCGCCCTCCTCAAGGAGGTGGGGCGCTCGGGTAAGCCCGTCCTTCTCAAGAGGGGGCTTTCCGCCACCATGGAGGAGTGGTTCTATGCCGCCGAGTACATCCTGAGCCAGGGCAACGAGCAGGTCATCCTGGCGGAAAGGGGAATCCGCACCTTTGAGCGCTGGACGCGGAACACCCTGGACCTCTCCGCCGTGGCCTTGGCCAAGCAGGAAACCCACCTGCCCGTGGTGGTGGATGTGACCCACGCCGCCGGGCGCACGGATCTTCTTGCCCCCCTGGCCCGGGCGGCCTTGGCGGTGGGGGCGGATGGGGTGCACGTGGAGGTCCACCCCAACCCCAAGGTGGCCCTTTCCGACAACCAACAACAGATGGACTTCCGGCAGTTTGAGGCCTTCCTGCGGGCCATACAGGACCTCCTAAGGGCGTGA
- a CDS encoding HD domain-containing phosphohydrolase, whose translation MKHPQFPHAKRVLLVDDEPIQRLLLMRALEPLGVEVQEARNGQEALDLLRDSLPHVVLTDLHMPIMDGLELTRRVKALDPLLPVILLTADGDREVRLKGIEAGADDFLKLPVDLVELRLRVKGHLERRKLQEKLEDLERALFALVRAVEAKDAYTAGHGERVAQYALWTAEELGAKPEELEDLHMGALLHDVGKIGIPDHILRGDYTLTEPEWRLIQEHPVKGDEIIRPLRAYARLKPYVRWHHEKLDGSGYPDGLTQIPLLVQAVTAADIYDALTSVRTYRKVARPEEALQALENEVRQGRLDREVVRAFKSALLRNRALRTV comes from the coding sequence ATGAAACACCCCCAGTTCCCCCATGCAAAAAGGGTGTTGCTGGTAGACGACGAACCCATCCAGCGCCTCCTCCTCATGCGGGCCCTGGAGCCTTTAGGTGTGGAGGTCCAGGAGGCGAGAAACGGGCAAGAGGCCTTGGACCTCCTTCGGGATAGCCTCCCCCACGTGGTGCTCACCGACCTGCACATGCCCATCATGGATGGCCTCGAGCTCACCCGCAGGGTAAAGGCCCTGGACCCCTTGCTCCCCGTCATCCTCCTCACCGCCGACGGGGACCGGGAGGTGCGCCTTAAGGGAATTGAGGCCGGGGCCGACGACTTCCTAAAGCTCCCCGTGGACTTGGTGGAGCTCAGGCTTCGGGTCAAGGGCCATCTGGAGCGCCGAAAACTCCAAGAGAAGCTGGAGGACCTGGAAAGGGCCCTTTTTGCCCTGGTGCGGGCGGTGGAGGCCAAGGACGCCTACACCGCCGGTCACGGGGAAAGGGTGGCCCAGTACGCCCTTTGGACCGCGGAGGAGCTCGGGGCGAAGCCCGAGGAGCTCGAGGACCTCCACATGGGAGCGCTTCTTCACGACGTAGGCAAGATCGGTATCCCCGACCACATCCTCCGGGGAGACTATACCCTCACGGAGCCCGAGTGGCGCCTTATCCAGGAGCACCCAGTGAAGGGGGACGAGATCATCCGGCCCCTTCGAGCCTACGCCCGCTTAAAACCCTACGTGCGCTGGCACCACGAGAAGCTGGATGGCTCCGGCTACCCCGACGGCCTAACCCAGATACCCCTCTTGGTGCAGGCGGTGACCGCCGCCGACATCTACGATGCCTTGACCAGCGTGCGCACCTACCGTAAGGTAGCCCGGCCCGAGGAAGCCTTGCAGGCCCTGGAAAACGAGGTGCGCCAAGGACGCCTGGACCGGGAAGTGGTCCGGGCGTTCAAGAGCGCCCTCCTTCGCAACCGGGCCCTGCGAACCGTCTAG